One genomic segment of Mesoterricola silvestris includes these proteins:
- a CDS encoding ComEA family DNA-binding protein, whose translation MKAILLSGLLAFMPLQGGKAKAPPEPIDLNTATATELMQLPRVGARTAARILDYRRTHGPFRKPEEIMNIKGIGEKAFLRLRPHLRAGEAP comes from the coding sequence ATGAAAGCCATCCTTCTCTCCGGCCTCCTCGCCTTCATGCCCCTCCAGGGCGGCAAGGCCAAGGCCCCGCCGGAACCCATCGACCTGAACACGGCCACGGCCACGGAGCTCATGCAACTGCCCCGGGTGGGCGCCCGCACCGCGGCCCGGATCCTGGACTACCGCAGGACCCACGGCCCCTTCCGCAAACCCGAGGAGATCATGAACATCAAGGGCATCGGGGAGAAGGCCTTCCTGCGCCTGCGGCCCCACCTCCGGGCGGGAGAGGCGCCGTGA
- a CDS encoding prepilin-type N-terminal cleavage/methylation domain-containing protein: MKAQGHTLLEALLVLALLSILGAAGGVALATQGPGLTFLPAELRAAVDQAFLLARARGGDVRLALGGPGGDVAPVVLPRGLRWGLPGAGVPVPPGLRQPRRAHLTGAAHPVVTVTPRGTATGTAWYLTDGRDAVYVGLTGRGEVHVRRWRASRWAWADT, translated from the coding sequence GTGAAGGCGCAGGGGCACACCCTCCTGGAGGCCCTGCTGGTCCTGGCCCTCCTGTCGATCCTCGGGGCCGCGGGGGGGGTGGCCCTGGCGACCCAGGGGCCCGGCCTGACCTTCCTGCCGGCGGAGCTCCGGGCGGCCGTGGACCAGGCCTTCCTCCTGGCCCGGGCCCGGGGCGGGGATGTGCGCCTGGCCCTTGGGGGGCCGGGGGGGGACGTGGCGCCGGTGGTCCTTCCCCGGGGCCTGCGGTGGGGGCTGCCCGGCGCGGGGGTGCCCGTCCCGCCGGGGCTGCGGCAGCCCCGCAGGGCCCACCTCACCGGCGCCGCCCACCCGGTGGTCACGGTCACCCCCCGCGGCACCGCCACCGGCACGGCCTGGTACCTCACGGACGGCCGGGATGCCGTATACGTGGGGCTCACCGGGCGGGGCGAGGTGCATGTGCGGAGGTGGCGTGCGAGCCGGTGGGCCTGGGCCGACACCTGA
- a CDS encoding NAD(P)-dependent oxidoreductase, with protein MKILIADAFDATLPKRLEALGEVSSDMADLGGAHVLLIRSKTTVNPDLLAKAPNLKLVIRGGVGLDNVDKEACKAKGIKVMNTAAASSVSVAEMAMAFMVSIPARLIEAHMAMKEGKFPKSELKRTELFKKTLGLIGAGAIATEVAKRAAGFGMKVIAYDPFLSSHAHAELKTLDEVLAESDFLSFHTPLTDQTRGMFNAATIAKMKDGVIIINTGRGKVVVEKDLAEALESGKVRAYGTDVWPSDPPPADCPLLTAKNVFMAPHIGGSSKENLGRIGDIVVETLSTFKL; from the coding sequence ATGAAGATTCTCATCGCGGACGCGTTCGACGCGACGCTGCCCAAGCGGCTCGAGGCCCTCGGCGAAGTTTCCAGCGACATGGCGGACCTGGGCGGCGCCCACGTCCTCCTGATCCGCTCCAAGACCACCGTCAACCCCGATCTCCTCGCCAAGGCCCCCAACCTCAAGCTCGTCATCCGCGGCGGCGTGGGGCTGGACAACGTGGACAAGGAGGCCTGCAAGGCCAAGGGCATCAAGGTCATGAACACCGCGGCCGCCTCCAGCGTCTCCGTGGCGGAAATGGCCATGGCCTTCATGGTGAGCATCCCGGCCCGCCTCATCGAGGCCCACATGGCCATGAAGGAAGGCAAGTTCCCCAAGAGCGAGCTCAAGCGCACCGAGCTGTTCAAGAAGACCCTGGGCCTCATCGGCGCCGGCGCCATCGCCACGGAAGTGGCCAAGCGCGCCGCGGGCTTCGGCATGAAGGTCATCGCCTACGATCCCTTCCTCTCCTCCCACGCCCACGCCGAGCTGAAGACCCTGGACGAGGTGCTGGCCGAATCCGACTTCCTCAGCTTCCACACGCCGCTCACCGACCAGACCCGGGGCATGTTCAACGCCGCCACCATCGCCAAGATGAAGGACGGCGTGATCATCATCAACACCGGCCGCGGCAAGGTCGTGGTGGAGAAGGACCTGGCCGAGGCCCTGGAATCCGGCAAGGTGCGCGCCTACGGCACCGACGTGTGGCCCAGCGATCCCCCGCCCGCGGACTGCCCCCTGCTCACGGCCAAGAACGTCTTCATGGCCCCCCACATCGGCGGCAGCAGCAAGGAGAACCTCGGCCGCATCGGGGACATCGTCGTCGAGACCCTTTCCACGTTCAAGCTCTAG
- a CDS encoding DUF1015 domain-containing protein yields the protein MSQLKPFKAYRPKPQLAGQVAAVPYDVVNTDEARALAAGNPHSFLHVGRPEIDLPASTDIHADEVYAQGVKALKRLIAEGTLLHEDQPCLYVYQQRMGDHVQAGLVGLCSVKEYEDGQIKRHEYTRKDKEDDRTRHVTEQGANAEPVFLAYRAVPYIDSLVDKIRATEPLYDVTTPDGIGHTVWRIDHETHIYTLNHLFDAIPALYIADGHHRTAAAIRYGQARRAAAQDPTGDESFESFMAVVFPHDQLKIMDYNRVVKDLNGLTPEAFLAKVGEKFTVAPAGDRSPKAPTSFGMFLEGTWYTLTAKPGSFPAGDPVRSLDVSILQENLLAPVLGIQDPRTDTRIDFVGGIRGMDELERRVANGYKVAFSMFPTSLEQLMDVADAGQIMPPKSTWFEPKLRSGLLVRLYED from the coding sequence ATGTCCCAGCTGAAGCCCTTCAAGGCCTACCGTCCCAAGCCCCAACTCGCCGGCCAGGTGGCCGCCGTGCCGTACGACGTCGTGAACACCGACGAGGCGCGGGCCCTGGCGGCGGGAAACCCCCACTCCTTCCTCCACGTGGGCCGCCCGGAGATCGATCTCCCGGCCTCCACCGACATCCACGCCGACGAGGTGTACGCCCAGGGCGTCAAGGCCCTCAAGCGCCTCATCGCCGAGGGCACGCTCCTGCACGAGGACCAGCCCTGCCTCTACGTCTACCAGCAGCGCATGGGCGACCACGTCCAGGCCGGGCTCGTGGGCCTGTGCTCCGTGAAGGAGTACGAGGACGGCCAGATCAAGCGCCACGAGTACACCCGCAAGGACAAGGAGGACGACCGCACCCGCCACGTCACGGAGCAGGGCGCCAACGCCGAGCCGGTGTTCCTGGCCTACCGCGCCGTGCCCTACATCGATTCCCTCGTGGACAAGATCCGCGCCACCGAGCCCCTCTACGACGTCACCACCCCCGACGGCATCGGGCACACCGTCTGGCGCATCGACCACGAGACCCACATCTACACCCTCAACCACCTCTTCGACGCCATCCCCGCCCTCTACATCGCCGACGGCCACCACCGCACCGCCGCGGCCATCCGCTACGGCCAGGCCCGCCGCGCCGCCGCCCAGGACCCCACGGGCGACGAGAGCTTCGAGAGCTTCATGGCCGTCGTCTTCCCCCACGACCAGCTCAAGATCATGGACTACAACCGGGTCGTCAAGGACCTCAACGGCCTGACCCCCGAGGCGTTCCTGGCCAAGGTGGGCGAGAAGTTCACCGTGGCCCCCGCCGGGGACCGCAGCCCCAAGGCCCCCACCTCCTTCGGCATGTTCCTGGAAGGGACCTGGTACACCCTCACGGCCAAGCCCGGGTCCTTCCCCGCCGGCGACCCCGTGCGCAGCCTGGACGTGAGCATCCTCCAGGAGAACCTCCTGGCCCCCGTCCTGGGCATCCAGGACCCCCGCACCGACACCCGCATCGACTTCGTCGGCGGCATCCGCGGCATGGACGAGCTGGAGCGGCGCGTGGCCAACGGCTACAAGGTGGCCTTCTCCATGTTCCCCACCTCCCTGGAGCAGCTCATGGACGTGGCCGACGCCGGCCAGATCATGCCGCCCAAGTCCACCTGGTTCGAGCCCAAGCTCCGCTCGGGCCTCCTGGTTCGGCTCTACGAAGACTAG
- the radC gene encoding RadC family protein: protein MRIADLSPHQRPRERLMAGLGGELGDAELLALLWGSGTRGLSAIDLAQGLLAQHGGLPGLLGLGPAEWSALPGLGPAKAGQLWAAAELARRVFRGPVRPRLHTPQAAGAYLLERCRGWTEERFGLLALNARGLLLADRLLSQGTALGTLVSPREFFREALRFGAVSAIAFHNHPSGEVQPSGEDRRLTKRLREAGEMLGVPLSDHLIIGAEGFHSFRTAEGWGG, encoded by the coding sequence ATGCGCATCGCCGACCTCTCCCCCCACCAGCGCCCCCGGGAGCGGCTCATGGCCGGTCTGGGCGGGGAACTGGGCGATGCCGAACTCCTGGCCCTGCTCTGGGGTTCCGGCACCCGGGGCCTCAGCGCCATCGACCTGGCCCAGGGGCTGCTGGCCCAGCACGGCGGCCTCCCGGGCCTCCTGGGCCTGGGCCCCGCGGAATGGTCGGCCCTCCCCGGCCTGGGCCCCGCCAAGGCCGGCCAGCTATGGGCGGCGGCGGAGCTGGCCCGCAGGGTTTTCCGGGGCCCGGTCCGGCCCCGGCTCCACACCCCCCAGGCCGCCGGCGCCTACCTCCTGGAGCGGTGCCGGGGCTGGACCGAGGAACGCTTCGGCCTCCTGGCCCTGAACGCCCGGGGCCTGCTGTTGGCGGACCGCCTCCTCAGCCAGGGCACCGCCCTGGGCACCCTGGTATCGCCCCGCGAGTTCTTCCGGGAAGCGCTGCGGTTCGGGGCGGTGTCAGCCATCGCCTTCCACAACCACCCCAGCGGCGAGGTCCAGCCCAGCGGCGAGGACCGCCGGCTCACCAAGCGCCTGCGGGAGGCGGGGGAGATGCTGGGAGTGCCCCTGTCCGATCACCTGATCATCGGCGCCGAAGGGTTCCACAGCTTCCGGACGGCGGAAGGGTGGGGGGGCTAA
- a CDS encoding tetratricopeptide repeat protein: MHHEKPNPLGRWFVGLAVAALCVPGMLAVAGRGLEPQVVVVLLGIALASAGAGAVFWNRREAAEGEPANRLELACRRVLVRFSRSRDEAWYRWGLAATNRGSALAFLEEAARLGHAEAHFELGLYFEESGQGQAGRELAARHYRSAAEAGHSEASFRLAELLRWGIGPARDPGAAQRWYLRSANEGFRPAMDWLSRAYEFGEDLPEDLEKAVYWTVKARAAQRVGLRISHFARARALGPRATEEISRGWEDTMETLVPADTDRGQACFRMGMSFLSGAAPRDPEAAKVWLQRAAEAGHVEAMAELGELLAPSGDAQAWFQRAGAAGHQGAQIRLGQLESPN; encoded by the coding sequence ATGCATCATGAAAAGCCCAATCCCCTGGGGCGCTGGTTCGTCGGACTGGCGGTGGCGGCCCTGTGCGTGCCCGGGATGCTGGCGGTGGCCGGGCGGGGGCTCGAGCCCCAGGTGGTGGTCGTGCTGCTGGGGATCGCCCTGGCCTCGGCGGGGGCGGGGGCGGTGTTCTGGAACCGGCGGGAAGCCGCGGAGGGGGAGCCCGCGAACCGGCTGGAGCTGGCCTGCAGGCGGGTGCTGGTGCGCTTTTCCCGGTCCCGGGACGAGGCCTGGTACCGCTGGGGCCTGGCAGCGACCAACCGTGGAAGCGCTCTGGCCTTCCTGGAGGAGGCCGCCCGCCTGGGGCATGCGGAGGCGCATTTCGAGTTGGGCCTGTATTTCGAAGAGAGCGGCCAGGGCCAGGCGGGACGGGAGCTGGCGGCCCGGCATTACCGCAGCGCGGCCGAGGCGGGACATTCCGAGGCCTCCTTCCGGCTGGCCGAGCTCCTGCGCTGGGGCATCGGCCCCGCCCGGGATCCGGGAGCCGCGCAGCGCTGGTACCTCCGCAGCGCCAACGAGGGGTTCCGGCCGGCCATGGACTGGCTGTCCCGGGCCTACGAATTCGGAGAGGACCTGCCCGAGGACCTGGAGAAGGCGGTGTACTGGACCGTGAAGGCCCGCGCCGCCCAGCGGGTGGGTCTGCGCATCAGCCACTTCGCCCGGGCCCGGGCCCTGGGCCCCCGGGCCACCGAGGAGATCTCCCGGGGATGGGAGGACACCATGGAAACCCTCGTCCCCGCCGACACGGACCGGGGCCAGGCCTGCTTCCGCATGGGCATGAGCTTCCTGAGCGGCGCCGCCCCCCGGGACCCCGAGGCCGCGAAGGTCTGGCTCCAGCGCGCCGCCGAAGCCGGCCACGTGGAGGCCATGGCCGAACTGGGCGAGCTCCTGGCCCCTTCCGGGGACGCCCAGGCCTGGTTCCAGCGCGCCGGAGCCGCGGGCCACCAGGGGGCCCAGATCCGCCTGGGCCAACTGGAATCGCCGAACTAG
- a CDS encoding M4 family metallopeptidase, giving the protein MRSPFAPPFPIRRGISLGLLASMLVLAPAASATPPGVGLPDLGPGAAWVPLESFRDGAGTHARWVQFLDSLPVLGSEGITHASEGASLPATPSLALLRGAGGAAHLPPVLGAHRPILEPARAVAALQARFPAANSPRLSKPLLVLFPVMRALDLARPGETDALARPRVAAGYVRAYRVEARWPGPDRSRDAVHVLDATSGRVLEERPLAPALGTPVRVRVPALDPATVDLDATLPPGGGRPLLRDPVRGLAGGNTVEACGDAGHTGEARVVDLGEKPGDEGERTAASAAHALAAAWTYFERVHGRHGFDGRGTRVRVLLGGPPADDVHWDRSGATGIIRVGRAQAYDPLVFPAILGHEFTHGVIGSSRAGLDGCAEARGLDEATADFFGQMIDTWSRTGGGNPASGLFSNHIGDGGTAWRLQVQPRPKGTEPELMRHMAEPARMGHPDRWFPALGRIQDPHVAAGPLNRALCFLSAGAAATGSPEEKASPRPGGAPPWSSPLLPQGMAGIGNDRAAAIWYQALTQELQPLSDYRDARRAALAVARRLYGPDSREDLAVRDAFGAVGVGKPGRLTEPVDAWLPSVEVSAEPLGEEVLLALAVPDPSQVKCVAFLVDGVQVGKAGAAPFHLRLPASRLLANGPHGFRAALRDREDQVVHSREVAFTLANPRQQVLLDPGLQSEDFGSGGWVTDARLESAEPPPPGLPGSECRVFDATSLRPGKHPYLAQEVALPPGPVRLELRLWTHVSAPAPGSEDALVIRVQGPHGGTHRELARITHADAGEGWVQRVFPLDGLAGERIDLQFASQFSEGSTMRIRLADVRILAEPRHADPAPLP; this is encoded by the coding sequence ATGCGAAGCCCGTTTGCCCCGCCCTTCCCCATCCGCCGAGGAATCTCCCTGGGCCTCCTCGCCTCCATGCTGGTCCTGGCTCCGGCCGCCTCGGCCACCCCGCCTGGAGTCGGCCTGCCGGATCTGGGACCCGGCGCCGCGTGGGTGCCCCTGGAGTCCTTCCGGGACGGAGCGGGGACGCACGCCCGGTGGGTCCAATTCCTGGACAGCCTTCCGGTCCTGGGATCGGAAGGGATCACCCACGCGAGTGAGGGCGCCTCCCTGCCCGCGACGCCCTCCCTGGCCCTCCTGCGCGGGGCCGGCGGCGCGGCGCACCTGCCGCCGGTGCTGGGAGCCCACCGGCCGATCCTCGAACCCGCTCGGGCGGTGGCGGCGCTCCAGGCCCGCTTTCCCGCTGCGAATTCGCCCCGGCTGTCCAAGCCGCTCCTGGTCCTTTTCCCGGTGATGCGCGCCCTGGATCTGGCGAGGCCGGGGGAGACGGACGCCCTGGCCCGTCCCCGGGTGGCCGCCGGCTATGTGCGGGCCTACCGGGTGGAAGCCCGCTGGCCCGGCCCCGACCGGTCCAGGGACGCGGTCCATGTGCTGGACGCCACCAGCGGGCGGGTGCTGGAGGAACGGCCCCTGGCCCCTGCCCTGGGCACCCCCGTGCGGGTGCGGGTGCCGGCCCTGGACCCGGCCACGGTGGACCTGGACGCCACCCTTCCCCCGGGCGGGGGCCGCCCCCTGCTCCGGGATCCGGTGCGGGGCCTGGCCGGCGGCAACACCGTGGAGGCCTGCGGGGACGCGGGGCACACCGGGGAAGCGCGGGTGGTGGACCTGGGGGAGAAGCCCGGCGACGAAGGGGAGCGCACGGCCGCCAGCGCGGCCCACGCCCTGGCGGCCGCCTGGACCTATTTCGAACGCGTGCACGGTCGCCATGGCTTCGATGGCAGGGGAACCCGGGTCCGGGTCCTCCTCGGGGGTCCCCCTGCCGACGATGTGCACTGGGACCGGTCGGGCGCCACCGGGATCATCCGGGTGGGCCGCGCCCAGGCCTACGACCCCCTCGTTTTCCCCGCCATCCTCGGCCATGAGTTCACCCACGGGGTCATCGGGAGCAGCCGGGCGGGTCTCGACGGCTGCGCCGAGGCCCGGGGCCTGGATGAGGCCACCGCGGACTTCTTTGGGCAGATGATCGACACCTGGTCGCGCACCGGCGGCGGCAACCCGGCCTCGGGGCTGTTCAGCAACCACATCGGCGACGGGGGGACCGCCTGGCGTCTCCAGGTCCAGCCCCGGCCCAAGGGCACCGAACCCGAACTGATGCGCCACATGGCCGAACCGGCCCGGATGGGCCATCCGGATCGCTGGTTCCCCGCCCTGGGCCGCATCCAGGACCCGCACGTGGCGGCGGGCCCCCTGAACCGCGCCCTCTGCTTCCTGAGCGCCGGAGCCGCCGCCACCGGTTCCCCGGAGGAAAAGGCCTCCCCCCGCCCCGGGGGCGCGCCCCCCTGGAGCAGCCCCCTGCTCCCCCAGGGCATGGCCGGCATCGGGAACGATCGCGCCGCGGCCATCTGGTACCAGGCCCTGACCCAGGAACTGCAGCCCCTCAGCGACTACCGGGACGCGCGCCGCGCCGCCCTGGCGGTGGCCCGCCGCCTCTACGGCCCGGATTCCCGGGAGGACCTCGCGGTGCGGGACGCCTTCGGCGCGGTGGGGGTGGGCAAGCCGGGCCGCTTGACCGAACCGGTGGACGCGTGGCTGCCCAGCGTGGAGGTTTCCGCCGAGCCGCTGGGGGAGGAGGTGCTGCTGGCCCTTGCGGTGCCCGACCCGTCCCAGGTGAAGTGCGTAGCTTTCCTGGTGGACGGCGTGCAGGTGGGCAAGGCCGGCGCCGCCCCCTTCCACCTGCGCCTGCCGGCCTCCAGGCTGCTGGCCAACGGACCCCACGGCTTCCGGGCCGCCCTCCGGGACCGGGAGGACCAGGTGGTGCATTCCCGGGAGGTGGCGTTCACCCTGGCCAACCCCCGCCAGCAGGTCCTGCTGGACCCTGGCCTCCAGTCGGAGGACTTCGGTTCGGGCGGCTGGGTGACGGACGCCCGGCTCGAATCCGCGGAACCCCCGCCGCCGGGGTTGCCCGGATCCGAGTGCCGGGTCTTCGACGCCACCTCCCTGCGCCCGGGCAAGCACCCCTACCTGGCCCAGGAAGTGGCCCTGCCGCCGGGCCCCGTCCGCCTGGAGCTGCGCCTGTGGACCCACGTGTCCGCCCCCGCCCCGGGCTCCGAGGACGCCCTGGTCATCCGCGTCCAGGGGCCCCACGGAGGCACCCACCGGGAGCTGGCGCGCATCACCCACGCCGACGCCGGGGAAGGCTGGGTGCAGCGGGTCTTCCCCCTGGACGGCCTGGCCGGAGAGCGCATCGACCTCCAGTTCGCATCCCAGTTCAGCGAGGGCAGCACCATGAGGATCCGGCTGGCGGACGTCCGCATTCTGGCGGAGCCAAGGCACGCGGATCCGGCCCCACTCCCCTGA
- the serC gene encoding 3-phosphoserine/phosphohydroxythreonine transaminase, protein MTNRAINFYAGPAGLPLPALERAKEELLDFAGTGMSVMEVSHRSKEYDAVHEEALALTRELMGIPANYKIILLQGGAHLSFGMIPLNFLRGSHKADYINTGNWAEKAYKEAKLVGGEERVRLAGSTKAENYARLPKKSELNIHPDSMYVHFTSNNTVEGTQWQEFPETGGIPYICDMSSDIMWRPFDVSKFGMIYAGAQKNLGPSGVTLHIVSDEFLEKAEAQDLPSYLRYKLHAEKNSLYNTPPTFGIYILRNVLAYNKSIGGLKAIEANNRRKGELLYGCIDKHAGFFKPFVTEKADRSLMNVDFFLPTEELTDMFVKEAKKAGMVGLKGYRDVGGIRVSTYNAVTVQNVETLVQFMEAFVKKNG, encoded by the coding sequence ATGACCAACCGCGCCATCAACTTCTACGCCGGTCCCGCCGGCCTGCCCCTGCCCGCCCTGGAACGGGCCAAGGAGGAGCTCCTGGACTTCGCCGGCACCGGCATGTCCGTCATGGAGGTCAGCCACCGCTCCAAGGAATACGACGCCGTGCACGAGGAGGCCCTGGCGCTCACCCGTGAGCTCATGGGCATTCCCGCCAACTACAAGATCATCCTCCTCCAGGGCGGCGCCCACCTCTCCTTCGGCATGATCCCCCTCAACTTCCTGCGCGGGAGCCACAAGGCCGACTACATCAACACCGGCAACTGGGCGGAGAAGGCCTACAAGGAGGCCAAGCTCGTGGGCGGCGAAGAGCGCGTGCGCCTCGCCGGCTCCACCAAGGCCGAGAACTACGCCCGCCTCCCGAAGAAGTCCGAGCTGAACATCCACCCGGATTCCATGTACGTGCACTTCACCTCCAACAACACCGTCGAGGGCACCCAGTGGCAGGAATTCCCCGAGACCGGCGGGATCCCCTACATCTGCGACATGTCCTCGGACATCATGTGGCGCCCCTTCGACGTGTCGAAGTTCGGCATGATCTACGCCGGCGCCCAGAAGAACCTCGGACCCTCCGGCGTCACCCTCCACATCGTCTCCGACGAATTCCTGGAGAAGGCCGAGGCCCAGGACCTGCCCAGCTACCTGCGCTACAAGCTCCACGCCGAGAAGAACAGCCTCTACAACACCCCGCCCACCTTCGGCATCTACATCCTGCGCAACGTGCTGGCCTACAACAAGTCCATCGGCGGCCTCAAGGCCATCGAGGCCAACAACCGCAGGAAGGGCGAGCTGCTCTACGGCTGCATCGACAAGCACGCCGGCTTCTTCAAGCCCTTCGTCACCGAGAAGGCCGACCGTTCCCTCATGAACGTGGATTTCTTCCTCCCCACCGAGGAGCTCACCGACATGTTCGTGAAGGAGGCCAAGAAGGCCGGCATGGTGGGCCTCAAGGGCTACCGTGACGTGGGCGGCATCCGGGTGTCCACCTACAACGCGGTCACGGTGCAGAACGTGGAGACCCTCGTGCAGTTCATGGAAGCGTTCGTGAAGAAGAACGGCTAA
- a CDS encoding HD-GYP domain-containing protein: protein MIKKVKKQDLRLGMFIHDLNCGWMDHSFLRNSFMLRKEADLEKIAKSGITEVYIDTQKGIDVLEDVEAPSREAVEQGVQEKILHSPVATAPGAEVKTSHQEELVFAKQITKEANKVIHSILEDVRLGKRIQVERVEPVINKITDSILRNPGTLVSLCRIREGDTYTFQHSVSVATLLISFCRAMELPPEIIHEAGVGGMLHDIGKMRVPDHILNKPGKLTDAEFTIMKNHVNLGLEVLHKTPGISQAVFQIAGEHHEKFCGTGYPLGKKGADISLLGRMAAIVDVYDAITSNRVYHKGMEPPLALKKIYEWSDPSATAEPHMDEELVQHFIHALGIYPVGSLVQLESKRLAVVLEQSTEGLLSPKIRVMYDCVKRTRIDPFDLDMAATENGMDAIVGNEDPDDWKVNPFDYLDMPKV from the coding sequence ATGATCAAGAAGGTGAAGAAGCAGGATCTCAGGCTGGGAATGTTCATCCACGACCTCAACTGCGGATGGATGGACCACTCCTTCCTGAGGAACAGCTTCATGCTCCGCAAGGAGGCCGATCTGGAGAAGATCGCCAAGAGCGGGATCACCGAGGTCTACATCGATACCCAGAAGGGCATCGACGTGCTGGAGGACGTGGAGGCGCCCAGCCGGGAGGCGGTGGAGCAGGGCGTCCAGGAGAAGATCCTTCACTCCCCCGTGGCCACGGCCCCGGGCGCCGAGGTGAAGACCAGCCACCAGGAGGAGCTGGTCTTCGCCAAGCAGATCACGAAGGAGGCCAACAAGGTCATCCACTCGATCCTGGAGGATGTGCGCCTGGGCAAGCGCATCCAGGTGGAACGGGTGGAACCCGTCATCAACAAGATCACCGATTCCATCCTGCGCAATCCCGGCACCCTGGTGAGCCTCTGCCGCATCCGCGAGGGGGACACCTACACCTTCCAGCACTCCGTGAGCGTGGCCACGCTGCTGATCTCCTTCTGCCGCGCCATGGAGCTGCCCCCGGAGATCATCCACGAGGCCGGCGTGGGCGGCATGCTCCACGACATCGGCAAGATGCGGGTGCCCGATCACATCCTCAACAAGCCCGGCAAGCTCACCGACGCCGAATTCACCATCATGAAGAACCATGTGAACCTGGGCCTGGAGGTGCTGCACAAGACCCCCGGCATCTCCCAGGCCGTGTTCCAGATCGCCGGCGAGCATCACGAGAAGTTCTGCGGCACGGGGTACCCGCTCGGCAAGAAGGGCGCCGACATCTCCCTCCTGGGGCGCATGGCCGCGATCGTGGACGTGTACGACGCCATCACCTCCAACCGCGTCTACCACAAGGGCATGGAGCCCCCCCTGGCCCTCAAGAAAATCTACGAGTGGAGCGACCCCTCCGCCACCGCCGAGCCCCACATGGACGAGGAACTGGTCCAGCACTTCATCCACGCCCTGGGCATCTACCCCGTGGGCTCCCTGGTCCAGCTCGAGAGCAAGCGCCTCGCCGTGGTGCTGGAACAGAGCACCGAGGGCCTCCTCAGCCCCAAGATCCGGGTCATGTACGACTGCGTGAAGCGCACGCGCATCGACCCCTTCGACCTGGACATGGCCGCGACGGAAAACGGCATGGACGCCATCGTGGGCAACGAGGACCCCGACGACTGGAAGGTGAACCCCTTCGACTACCTGGACATGCCAAAGGTCTAG